One region of Cyanobium sp. M30B3 genomic DNA includes:
- a CDS encoding Ppx/GppA family phosphatase, with product MAQAPTPLQAGRRRVAAIDIGTNSIHLLIAEVDEQLRSFSVLLAEKATTRLGERDPDSGDLSAEAMERAFRTLRHDCQLAESHGVEQIVTAATSAVREAPNGGQFLQVLQDQLGLEVDLVSGPEEARLIYLGVLSGMAFGERPHAIIDIGGGSTELVLADGSDARVLTSTRIGAVRLQREFGQPDPLPPERRGFLQAYIQGAMDPAVAELKKALRPAETVQLVGTSGTAMALAALAAAEDPSPPLKLQGYRLSKERIDQLVARLLLMTPEQRRGLTAINERRAEIIVPGALILQTTMTMLGARDLLVCDRALREGLIVDWMLRNQLLGDRFSFQSSIRERTVLHLARQFGVDLQRADRVAGHALSLYDQTRGVLHHDDGEGRQLLWAAAQLHTCGKSINISAYHKHTWYLIRNGELLGYSQTEHLMVAAIARYHRRSLPKKRHESWQLITGREQRRCVAEMALLLRLAAALDRRPAAVIEAIRMRPSRSADAQGLEVELVPRQPGPGEPAPDLSLERWSLRACAEVVLEASGVELRVPEPAALLG from the coding sequence ATGGCCCAGGCCCCCACGCCCCTGCAGGCCGGCCGGCGGCGGGTGGCGGCCATCGACATCGGCACCAACTCGATCCACCTGCTGATCGCCGAGGTGGACGAGCAGCTGCGCAGTTTTTCGGTGCTGCTCGCCGAGAAGGCCACCACCCGGCTGGGGGAGCGCGATCCCGACAGCGGCGACCTCAGCGCCGAGGCGATGGAGCGGGCCTTCCGCACCCTCCGCCACGACTGCCAGCTGGCCGAGAGCCATGGCGTTGAGCAGATCGTGACCGCCGCCACCAGTGCCGTGCGCGAGGCACCCAACGGCGGCCAGTTTCTGCAGGTCCTCCAGGACCAGCTGGGGCTGGAGGTGGATCTGGTGAGCGGGCCGGAGGAGGCCCGCCTGATCTACCTGGGTGTGCTCTCGGGCATGGCCTTCGGCGAGCGCCCCCACGCCATCATCGACATCGGCGGCGGCTCCACCGAGCTGGTGCTGGCCGATGGCTCCGACGCCCGCGTGCTCACCAGCACCCGCATCGGCGCCGTGCGGCTGCAGCGGGAGTTCGGCCAGCCCGATCCCCTGCCGCCGGAGCGCCGCGGCTTCCTGCAGGCCTACATCCAGGGAGCAATGGACCCGGCCGTGGCCGAGCTGAAGAAGGCCCTCAGGCCAGCCGAAACCGTTCAGCTGGTGGGCACCAGCGGCACGGCCATGGCCCTGGCTGCCCTGGCGGCGGCGGAGGATCCCTCTCCGCCGCTGAAGCTGCAGGGCTACCGGCTCAGCAAGGAGCGGATCGACCAGCTGGTGGCGCGGCTGTTGCTGATGACCCCGGAGCAGCGCCGCGGCCTGACGGCGATCAACGAGCGCCGCGCCGAGATCATCGTGCCCGGGGCGCTGATCCTGCAGACCACGATGACCATGCTCGGCGCCCGCGATCTGCTGGTGTGCGACCGCGCCCTGCGCGAGGGGCTGATCGTGGACTGGATGCTGCGCAACCAACTGCTCGGCGACCGCTTCTCCTTTCAGAGCTCGATCCGCGAGCGCACCGTGCTGCACCTGGCCCGCCAGTTCGGCGTGGATCTGCAGCGGGCTGACCGGGTGGCCGGCCATGCCCTCAGCCTCTACGACCAGACCCGGGGTGTGCTGCACCACGACGACGGCGAGGGCCGCCAGCTGCTCTGGGCGGCGGCCCAGCTGCACACCTGCGGCAAGAGCATCAACATCTCGGCATATCACAAGCACACCTGGTACCTGATTCGCAACGGCGAGCTACTGGGCTATTCCCAGACCGAACATCTGATGGTGGCGGCCATCGCCCGCTACCACCGCCGCAGCCTGCCCAAGAAGCGCCATGAGTCGTGGCAGCTGATCACCGGCCGCGAGCAGCGCCGCTGTGTGGCGGAGATGGCGCTGCTGCTGCGCCTGGCCGCCGCCCTCGACCGCCGCCCTGCCGCCGTGATCGAGGCCATCCGCATGCGGCCGTCGCGGTCCGCCGATGCCCAGGGGCTGGAGGTGGAGCTGGTGCCCCGACAGCCGGGGCCCGGGGAGCCTGCCCCGGATCTGAGCCTGGAGCGCTGGAGTCTGCGCGCCTGCGCGGAGGTGGTGCTGGAGGCCAGCGGTGTGGAGCTCAGGGTGCCGGAGCCGGCTGCACTGCTGGGCTGA
- the groL gene encoding chaperonin GroEL (60 kDa chaperone family; promotes refolding of misfolded polypeptides especially under stressful conditions; forms two stacked rings of heptamers to form a barrel-shaped 14mer; ends can be capped by GroES; misfolded proteins enter the barrel where they are refolded when GroES binds), translating to MAKLVSFSDESRAALERGVNALADAVKVTIGPKGRNVVLERSFGAPDIVNDGVAIAKEIELEDPFENVGAKLIQQVASKTKDTAGDGTTTATVLAQALVHEGLRNVAAGANPVGLRRGMERAAAQVVAGIAERAQAVSGDAIRQVATVSAGNDEEIGRMIAEAMDRVSADGVITVEESNSLATELEITEGMAFDRGYVSPYFITDQERRECVFENALILITDRKISAITDLVPVLEAVSKAGRTLLIIAEDVDGEALATLVVNKNRGVLQVAAVKAPGFGDRRKASLQDIAILTGATVVSEDQAMTLDKVTLADLGSARRITITKDDTTVVASGDHQQAVADRVASIRRELERTDSDYDREKLQERIAKLAGGVAVIKVGAPTETELKNRKLRIEDALNATRAAVEEGIVAGGGTTLLELAAGLSELAAGCQGDARTGVEIVQRALAAPLHQIAANAGANGAVVSAEILRQGKGFNALTGQYDDLLAAGIVDAAKVTRLALQDAVSIAALLITTEAVIADKPEPPAPAPAGDMGGMGGMGGMGGMGGMGGMGGMGMPGMM from the coding sequence ATGGCCAAGCTGGTCAGTTTTTCCGATGAGTCGCGTGCGGCCCTGGAGCGGGGCGTGAACGCCCTGGCCGACGCCGTGAAGGTGACCATCGGGCCCAAGGGCCGCAATGTGGTGCTGGAGCGCTCGTTCGGCGCTCCCGACATCGTCAACGACGGCGTGGCGATCGCCAAGGAGATCGAACTGGAGGATCCCTTCGAGAACGTGGGCGCCAAGCTGATCCAGCAGGTGGCCAGCAAGACCAAGGACACCGCCGGCGACGGCACCACCACCGCCACCGTGCTGGCCCAGGCCCTGGTGCACGAAGGCCTGCGCAACGTGGCCGCCGGCGCCAATCCCGTGGGGCTGCGGCGCGGCATGGAGCGGGCAGCCGCCCAGGTGGTGGCTGGCATTGCGGAGCGCGCCCAGGCGGTGAGCGGCGATGCCATCCGCCAGGTGGCCACGGTGAGCGCCGGCAACGACGAGGAGATCGGCCGGATGATCGCCGAGGCCATGGACCGGGTGAGCGCCGACGGTGTGATCACCGTGGAGGAGTCCAACTCCCTGGCCACCGAGCTGGAGATCACCGAGGGCATGGCCTTCGACCGCGGCTACGTGTCGCCTTACTTCATCACCGACCAGGAGCGGCGCGAGTGCGTCTTTGAGAACGCCCTGATCCTGATCACCGACCGCAAGATCAGTGCGATCACCGATCTGGTGCCCGTACTGGAGGCCGTGAGCAAGGCGGGTCGGACCCTGCTGATCATCGCCGAGGACGTGGACGGCGAGGCCCTGGCCACCCTGGTGGTGAACAAGAACCGCGGCGTGCTGCAGGTGGCTGCCGTGAAGGCGCCGGGCTTCGGCGATCGCCGCAAGGCCAGCCTCCAGGACATCGCCATCCTCACCGGCGCCACCGTGGTGAGCGAGGACCAGGCGATGACCCTGGACAAGGTGACCTTGGCCGACCTGGGCAGTGCCCGCCGCATCACCATTACCAAGGACGACACCACGGTCGTGGCCAGCGGCGATCACCAGCAGGCCGTGGCTGACCGGGTGGCCTCGATCAGGCGGGAGCTGGAGCGCACCGACTCCGACTACGACCGCGAGAAGCTGCAGGAGCGCATCGCCAAACTGGCTGGGGGTGTGGCCGTGATCAAGGTGGGAGCTCCCACCGAAACCGAACTGAAGAACCGCAAGCTGCGGATCGAGGACGCGCTCAATGCCACCCGTGCAGCGGTGGAGGAGGGCATCGTGGCCGGCGGCGGCACCACGCTGCTGGAACTGGCCGCCGGGCTCAGTGAACTGGCGGCCGGTTGCCAGGGCGATGCGCGCACCGGCGTGGAGATCGTGCAGCGGGCTCTGGCGGCCCCCTTGCATCAGATCGCCGCCAATGCCGGCGCCAACGGTGCCGTGGTGAGTGCCGAGATCCTGCGCCAGGGCAAGGGCTTCAATGCCCTCACCGGCCAGTACGACGACCTGCTGGCCGCCGGCATTGTCGATGCCGCCAAGGTGACCCGCCTGGCCCTGCAGGACGCCGTGTCGATCGCGGCCCTGCTGATCACCACCGAGGCCGTGATCGCCGACAAGCCGGAACCCCCCGCCCCTGCTCCAGCCGGCGACATGGGCGGCATGGGTGGCATGGGTGGCATGGGTGGCATGGGTGGCATGGGTGGCATGGGCGGCATGGGCATGCCCGGGATGATGTGA
- a CDS encoding LD-carboxypeptidase, whose protein sequence is MSSPLAWPQPLQPGDRVRLAAASSALDDPAALERLQAGRAVLESWGLELDCRPIHGRSWGYLAGRDDERRSDLLGADRDGAALIACVRGGWGSARLLERPLALPPRWLLGFSDVTSLLWAQLAQGHGGGLHGPLLTTLAAEPAWSQERLRQLLFGERPPALEGEGWRQGIAEGPLLVANLTVATHLLGTPHLPALSGAILVLEDVGEAPYRIDRMLTHWRLSGALGQLAGIAFGAFSDCDDEDEAANDDDGQEANQATAAGDAHRRLEQVLRERTLDLGIPVLAGLPLGHRCGNAALPLGARARLDADAGRLELLDWPPGTP, encoded by the coding sequence ATGAGCAGCCCACTCGCCTGGCCCCAGCCGCTGCAGCCCGGCGACCGGGTGCGCCTGGCTGCCGCCAGCTCCGCCCTCGACGACCCCGCCGCCCTGGAGCGACTGCAGGCCGGCCGGGCCGTGCTGGAGAGCTGGGGGCTGGAGCTGGACTGCCGGCCGATCCACGGCCGCAGCTGGGGCTACCTGGCCGGGCGGGACGACGAGCGGCGGAGCGATCTGCTGGGGGCCGACCGGGATGGGGCTGCCCTGATCGCCTGCGTGCGCGGCGGCTGGGGCTCGGCCCGGCTGCTGGAGCGGCCGCTGGCGCTGCCCCCCCGCTGGCTGCTGGGCTTCAGCGACGTGACCTCCCTGCTCTGGGCCCAGCTGGCCCAGGGCCACGGCGGCGGCCTGCATGGCCCCCTGCTCACCACCCTGGCCGCCGAGCCGGCCTGGAGCCAGGAGCGCCTGCGCCAGCTGCTGTTCGGCGAGAGGCCGCCGGCCCTGGAAGGCGAGGGTTGGCGACAGGGGATTGCCGAAGGCCCCCTGCTGGTGGCCAACCTCACCGTGGCCACCCACCTGCTGGGCACGCCCCACCTGCCCGCCCTCTCTGGGGCGATCCTGGTGCTGGAGGACGTGGGCGAAGCGCCCTACCGCATCGATCGCATGCTCACCCACTGGCGGCTGAGCGGCGCCCTGGGCCAGCTGGCGGGCATCGCCTTCGGCGCCTTCAGCGACTGCGACGACGAGGACGAAGCGGCGAACGATGACGACGGCCAGGAGGCCAATCAGGCCACCGCTGCTGGGGACGCCCATCGCCGTCTCGAGCAGGTGCTGCGCGAGCGCACCCTGGATCTGGGCATCCCCGTGCTGGCCGGCCTGCCCCTGGGCCACCGCTGCGGCAACGCTGCGCTGCCCCTGGGAGCCCGGGCCCGCCTGGATGCCGACGCCGGCCGGCTGGAGCTGCTCGACTGGCCGCCCGGCACTCCCTGA
- a CDS encoding 2-C-methyl-D-erythritol 4-phosphate cytidylyltransferase: protein MHLLIAAAGSGRRMGAAGNKLLLEVAGRPVLAWTLEAALACEAIHWIGIVGQPVDAEPIAALVAAATPEKPVQWVLGGDTRQESVSRGLAALPADATGVLIHDGARCLVDPALLSRCAAAVLAGQAVIAATPVTDTIKQVDGAGTITATPDRSQLWAAQTPQGFPVERLRQAHATASAEGLSVTDDAALFERLGWPVQVLEAPPSNIKLTTPFDLTIAAAVLAARG, encoded by the coding sequence GTGCATCTGCTGATCGCCGCCGCCGGCAGCGGCCGCCGCATGGGCGCTGCCGGCAACAAGCTGCTGCTGGAGGTGGCCGGCCGGCCCGTGCTGGCCTGGACCCTGGAGGCGGCCCTGGCCTGTGAGGCGATCCACTGGATCGGCATCGTCGGCCAGCCGGTGGATGCCGAGCCGATTGCCGCCCTGGTGGCTGCTGCCACGCCGGAGAAGCCGGTGCAGTGGGTCCTCGGGGGCGACACCCGCCAGGAGTCGGTGAGCCGGGGCCTGGCCGCCCTGCCCGCCGATGCGACCGGCGTGCTGATCCATGACGGCGCCCGCTGCCTGGTGGATCCCGCCCTGCTCAGCCGCTGCGCCGCGGCCGTGCTGGCCGGCCAGGCCGTGATCGCGGCTACCCCGGTGACCGACACCATCAAGCAGGTGGACGGCGCGGGCACGATCACCGCCACCCCGGACCGCAGCCAGCTCTGGGCCGCCCAGACCCCCCAGGGGTTCCCGGTGGAGCGGCTGCGCCAGGCCCACGCCACCGCCAGCGCCGAAGGCTTGAGCGTCACCGACGATGCGGCACTGTTCGAGCGGCTGGGCTGGCCGGTGCAGGTGCTGGAGGCGCCGCCCTCCAACATCAAGCTCACCACCCCCTTCGACCTCACCATCGCCGCGGCGGTGCTGGCCGCTCGCGGCTGA
- a CDS encoding helix-turn-helix domain-containing protein, whose translation MSAEPIPELQRLGQRLAQARQARGLSLEQQADRLHMGPEQLRALEEGNRKELPEAVFVVAQARRVAASLGLNIDDDIAALRRNQAFQARQPMPQPSSGPSAAPARRPAAQPDAPPPAPPSRPPLRLLGLGAALLAAGGLAWGLQRSLTGARPSPDVQPPTAVTASPAGRPQAELVLRSAEPSWVEVRSASGEVLLRGTLQGEQRFPLSGELRVLAGRPDLVSAASGGAPARPLGRIEAVTWYRFSPQVSPAVQPAPAP comes from the coding sequence GTGAGCGCCGAGCCGATCCCCGAATTGCAACGCCTTGGCCAGCGCCTGGCGCAGGCTCGCCAGGCCCGGGGCCTCAGTCTGGAGCAGCAGGCCGACCGCCTGCACATGGGCCCTGAACAATTGCGGGCCCTGGAGGAAGGCAACCGCAAGGAACTGCCCGAGGCCGTGTTCGTGGTGGCCCAGGCCCGCCGGGTGGCGGCAAGCCTGGGCCTCAACATCGACGACGACATCGCCGCCCTGCGCCGCAATCAGGCCTTCCAGGCCCGGCAGCCGATGCCACAGCCCAGTTCCGGGCCATCGGCCGCCCCGGCCCGGCGCCCTGCAGCCCAGCCAGATGCACCTCCCCCTGCCCCCCCGTCGCGGCCCCCGCTCCGCCTGCTCGGCCTGGGCGCTGCCCTGTTAGCCGCCGGGGGGCTGGCCTGGGGACTGCAGCGCAGCCTCACCGGCGCCCGGCCCAGCCCCGACGTCCAGCCACCCACCGCCGTCACGGCCAGCCCGGCGGGCCGGCCCCAGGCCGAGCTGGTGCTGCGCAGCGCCGAACCCAGCTGGGTGGAGGTGCGCTCCGCCAGCGGCGAGGTGCTCCTGCGGGGCACCCTGCAGGGCGAACAGCGCTTTCCCCTCAGCGGCGAGCTGCGGGTGCTAGCCGGCCGCCCTGATCTGGTGAGCGCCGCCAGTGGGGGAGCCCCGGCCAGGCCGCTCGGCCGGATCGAAGCCGTGACCTGGTACCGCTTCAGCCCCCAGGTCAGCCCAGCAGTGCAGCCGGCTCCGGCACCCTGA
- a CDS encoding lipopolysaccharide heptosyltransferase family protein, translated as MRALFLIPGDSSRQLQAFAAVAAVADQLDAEVQVVCAPTCTALWGLHPAGVRALPFPFGAATLADWANLLGSVREPDFQVCINRASGRQVDLMLAMSHIPTRVAAAGFSATDTVQPEASGWGAQAWQAFLRPIGVQLNADAFRLSLAKADLDAAAAELPGGDGPLLLLAPAGGAADWPANQWQALPERIRQRLPGLRTLTAGGGPARAQAARLASADVVLASDASCIELALMLGLPLVALGRSAAALPSREGVRGVGSPEQLADLDGDAVLQALGLG; from the coding sequence ATGCGCGCCCTGTTCCTGATCCCGGGCGACAGCAGCCGCCAGCTCCAGGCCTTCGCAGCCGTGGCCGCCGTGGCCGACCAGCTGGATGCGGAGGTGCAGGTGGTGTGCGCGCCAACCTGCACAGCGCTCTGGGGCCTGCACCCGGCCGGGGTGCGGGCCCTCCCCTTCCCCTTTGGGGCCGCCACCCTGGCCGACTGGGCCAACCTGCTGGGCTCGGTGCGCGAACCCGACTTCCAGGTCTGCATCAACCGCGCCAGCGGACGCCAGGTGGACCTGATGCTGGCGATGAGCCACATCCCCACCCGGGTGGCGGCGGCAGGCTTCTCCGCCACCGACACCGTGCAACCGGAGGCCAGCGGCTGGGGAGCCCAGGCCTGGCAGGCCTTCCTGCGGCCAATCGGGGTGCAGCTCAACGCCGACGCCTTCCGCCTCAGCCTGGCGAAGGCCGACCTGGATGCCGCCGCCGCCGAGCTGCCCGGCGGCGATGGCCCGCTGCTGCTGCTGGCACCGGCCGGCGGTGCGGCCGACTGGCCAGCCAACCAGTGGCAGGCCCTACCCGAGCGCATCCGCCAGCGCCTGCCTGGCCTGCGCACCCTGACGGCCGGCGGAGGCCCCGCACGGGCCCAGGCCGCCCGCCTGGCCTCAGCCGACGTGGTGCTGGCCAGTGACGCCAGCTGCATCGAGCTGGCCCTGATGCTTGGCCTGCCACTGGTGGCCCTCGGCCGCAGCGCCGCGGCACTGCCCAGCCGCGAGGGCGTGCGGGGCGTCGGCAGCCCTGAGCAACTGGCCGACCTCGATGGTGACGCCGTGCTGCAGGCCCTCGGCCTGGGCTGA
- a CDS encoding N-acetylmannosamine-6-phosphate 2-epimerase, with the protein MSQPSPSGLIVSVQAPEGSPLRDPQVIAAMAEACLRNGASGVRLESPEHIGAVRRRCPDALIVGLWKRSFPDSPVYITPGWEEIRAVWAAGADVVALDATERVRPGQADLGALIARARQELGAVLMADVDSLANGLRAAQLGCSWVGTTLYGYTEATAREKPPGWPLLETLRRDLPEGVALICEGGVASADQARQALEKGADAVVVGTAITGIDLQVAAYSRALV; encoded by the coding sequence ATGTCCCAGCCCAGTCCCAGTGGCCTGATCGTGTCGGTGCAGGCTCCCGAGGGATCGCCCCTGCGCGATCCCCAGGTGATCGCCGCCATGGCCGAGGCCTGCCTGCGCAACGGCGCCAGCGGCGTGCGGCTGGAGAGCCCGGAGCACATTGGTGCCGTACGCCGCCGCTGCCCGGATGCCCTGATCGTGGGCCTGTGGAAGCGCAGCTTCCCCGATAGCCCGGTGTACATCACCCCAGGCTGGGAGGAGATTCGCGCCGTGTGGGCCGCCGGTGCCGACGTGGTGGCCCTCGATGCCACCGAGCGGGTGCGACCGGGGCAGGCCGACCTGGGCGCGTTGATCGCCCGCGCGCGCCAGGAGCTGGGAGCCGTGCTGATGGCCGATGTGGACAGCCTGGCCAACGGGCTGCGGGCGGCCCAGCTGGGCTGCAGCTGGGTGGGGACCACCCTGTATGGCTACACCGAGGCCACGGCGCGGGAGAAGCCACCCGGTTGGCCGTTGCTGGAGACGTTGCGCCGGGATCTGCCCGAGGGAGTGGCGCTGATCTGCGAGGGGGGTGTGGCTTCGGCCGATCAGGCGCGCCAGGCCCTGGAGAAGGGCGCCGATGCCGTGGTGGTGGGCACGGCGATCACCGGCATCGATCTGCAGGTGGCCGCCTACAGCCGCGCCCTGGTTTGA
- a CDS encoding ABC transporter permease has translation MTSASAAAEISQETLALTRRLFVQLQRRPSTLVAGVLQPLIWLVLFGALFANAPEGMLPGGMSYGRFLGAGVIVFTAFSGALNAGLPVMFDREFGFLNRLLVAPLRSRSSIVLASVLYITVISLIQSLAIMVTAALLGYGWPGGAGLLLVLGTLLLLVFAVTALSLGLAFALPGHIELIAVIFVANLPLLFASTALAPLSFMPSWLGWLAALNPLTLAIEPIRAAYAGHLSLGAVVLDAPYGQLSAGVCLLVLAGLAAGLFLLIRPLLNRKLS, from the coding sequence ATGACATCCGCGTCCGCCGCCGCCGAGATCAGCCAGGAGACCCTGGCCCTCACCCGGCGCCTGTTCGTGCAACTGCAACGCCGACCTTCCACCCTGGTGGCCGGTGTGCTGCAGCCCCTGATCTGGCTGGTGCTGTTCGGCGCCCTGTTCGCCAACGCCCCCGAGGGCATGTTGCCCGGCGGCATGAGCTATGGCCGTTTCCTCGGCGCCGGCGTGATCGTGTTCACCGCCTTCAGCGGCGCCCTCAACGCCGGCCTGCCAGTGATGTTCGACCGGGAATTCGGCTTCCTCAACCGCCTGCTGGTGGCGCCGCTGCGCTCGCGTAGCTCGATCGTGCTGGCCTCGGTGCTGTACATCACCGTGATCAGCCTGATCCAGAGCCTGGCGATCATGGTCACCGCCGCCCTGCTCGGCTACGGCTGGCCGGGCGGTGCCGGTCTGCTGCTGGTGCTGGGCACCCTGCTGCTGCTGGTGTTCGCCGTCACCGCCCTGAGCCTGGGCCTGGCCTTCGCCCTGCCGGGGCACATCGAGCTGATCGCCGTGATCTTCGTGGCCAACCTGCCCCTGCTGTTTGCCAGCACGGCCCTGGCCCCCCTGTCGTTCATGCCCTCCTGGCTGGGCTGGCTGGCCGCCCTCAATCCGCTCACCCTGGCGATCGAGCCGATCCGGGCCGCCTACGCAGGGCATCTCTCCCTGGGTGCCGTGGTGCTGGACGCTCCCTACGGCCAGCTCAGCGCCGGGGTCTGCCTGCTGGTGCTGGCGGGGCTGGCCGCCGGTCTGTTCCTGCTGATCCGCCCCCTGCTCAACCGCAAACTGAGCTGA
- a CDS encoding 4-hydroxybenzoate polyprenyltransferase, producing MQGTARRAAQPARWRAWLELVRWHKPSGRLILLIPAGWSLWLLPQSPPPLALVGWIVLGGLAVSAAGCIANDLWDRRIDPQVERTSSRPLASGRLGVVEALILLLLCLLVALAVVLVGLPAAQRGLCLLLALACLPLVLLYPSAKRWFGYPQLVLALCWGFAVLIPWAAATGDLAGGWPLLLTWLATVLWTFGFDTVYAMADRDDDRRIGVRSSALSLGRRAPQVVTLCYASTATCLALAAGMRGLQPLGWLLGLVAAAAMVRQGWLLRQLERSGQPPAGIYSRHFSRQVQLGGLLLLALIVGRWP from the coding sequence ATGCAGGGCACAGCACGCAGGGCAGCGCAACCGGCCCGCTGGCGCGCCTGGCTGGAACTGGTGCGCTGGCACAAACCCTCCGGCCGGCTGATCCTGCTCATCCCCGCCGGCTGGAGCCTTTGGCTGCTGCCCCAGAGCCCGCCGCCCCTGGCCCTGGTGGGCTGGATCGTGCTGGGCGGCCTGGCGGTGAGCGCGGCCGGCTGCATCGCCAACGACCTCTGGGACCGGCGCATCGACCCCCAGGTGGAGCGCACCAGCAGCCGTCCCCTGGCCAGCGGACGTCTGGGGGTGGTTGAGGCCCTGATCCTGCTGTTGCTCTGCCTGCTGGTGGCCCTGGCGGTGGTGCTGGTCGGGCTGCCGGCGGCCCAGCGGGGACTGTGTCTGCTGCTGGCCCTGGCCTGCCTGCCGCTCGTGCTGCTCTACCCCTCGGCCAAGCGCTGGTTCGGCTATCCCCAGCTGGTGCTCGCCCTCTGCTGGGGCTTCGCCGTGCTGATTCCCTGGGCAGCGGCCACGGGCGATCTGGCCGGCGGCTGGCCCCTGCTGCTCACCTGGCTGGCCACGGTGCTCTGGACCTTCGGCTTCGACACGGTGTACGCCATGGCCGACCGGGATGATGACCGCCGCATCGGCGTGCGCAGCAGCGCCCTCAGCCTGGGGCGCCGGGCGCCGCAGGTGGTGACCCTCTGCTATGCCAGCACGGCCACCTGTCTGGCCCTGGCTGCCGGGATGCGGGGCCTGCAGCCGCTGGGCTGGCTGCTGGGGCTGGTGGCAGCGGCCGCCATGGTGCGCCAGGGCTGGCTACTGCGGCAGCTGGAGCGGAGCGGGCAGCCGCCGGCCGGGATCTACAGCCGCCACTTCAGCCGCCAGGTGCAGCTGGGCGGCCTGCTGCTGCTGGCCCTGATCGTGGGGCGCTGGCCATGA
- the fabG gene encoding 3-oxoacyl-[acyl-carrier-protein] reductase — MAPVLPLAGQVALVTGASRGIGAAIALELASAGASVVVNYASSADAAQAVVAEIQAAGGQAWAHQANVAEEEQVEAMVKAVLEKEGRLDVLVNNAGITRDGLLMRMKSADWQSVIDLNLTGVFLCTRAVSRTMLKARSGRIINITSVVGLMGNPGQANYSAAKAGVIGLTRSSAAEFASRGVTVNAVAPGFIESAMTAELDREPILKAIPLGRMGQPSEVASAVRFLAADPAGAYMTGQVLQVDGGMVMR; from the coding sequence ATGGCCCCAGTCCTCCCCCTCGCCGGCCAGGTCGCCCTCGTCACCGGGGCCAGCCGAGGCATCGGCGCGGCCATCGCCCTGGAGCTGGCCAGCGCCGGCGCCAGCGTGGTGGTGAACTACGCCAGCTCTGCGGATGCGGCCCAGGCGGTGGTGGCGGAGATCCAGGCGGCGGGAGGGCAAGCCTGGGCCCACCAGGCCAACGTGGCCGAAGAGGAGCAGGTGGAGGCGATGGTGAAGGCCGTGCTGGAGAAGGAGGGCCGCCTCGACGTGCTGGTGAACAACGCCGGCATCACCCGCGATGGCCTGCTGATGCGCATGAAGAGCGCCGACTGGCAGAGCGTGATCGACCTCAACCTCACCGGCGTGTTCCTCTGCACCCGCGCCGTGAGCCGCACCATGCTCAAGGCCCGCAGCGGCCGCATCATCAACATCACCTCGGTGGTGGGCCTGATGGGCAATCCGGGCCAGGCCAACTACAGCGCCGCCAAGGCCGGCGTGATCGGCCTCACCCGCAGCAGCGCCGCCGAATTCGCCAGCCGCGGCGTCACCGTGAACGCCGTGGCCCCCGGCTTCATCGAGAGCGCCATGACCGCCGAGCTCGACAGGGAGCCGATCCTGAAGGCGATCCCCCTGGGCCGCATGGGCCAGCCCAGCGAAGTGGCCAGCGCCGTGCGCTTCCTGGCGGCCGACCCCGCCGGCGCCTACATGACCGGCCAGGTGCTGCAGGTGGATGGCGGCATGGTGATGCGCTGA